From a region of the Fischerella sp. JS2 genome:
- a CDS encoding TIGR03985 family CRISPR-associated protein, protein MSNLEQFPLFPNFRLLQNLVDGSLNQSQNLITAMRRWRLINWFYGDGEQKPHIESESKDGLTFNEWCQEFLKLQPPHQSNHPRGKSLEKTEDILKPHNSQCPCYKTTKDWLDFYGISVAQWQQDVQKHSAISKQVFQQILKERIFAKTRKTLQNDINFLKDREWIQFEYSLSKRQNEIYQVEQLPSWMAEESPQSTQEEPNFLGGLNPTELADLAQALDMLTFLDPKLAPIADRISQEVSGTRRVFLHVDYIVPEDIQFEVDDLQDKLQENWRSDEIKPILFNYHSARLGKRECLVYPVCIYYVQRAKYLCAYGINPDGNMNWYNYRLERIKSEKILEWSDARIPEFLLEKYRVNNLPLPQDVQDDMKKVWGFDFYQPSRLMLLRFNRNFHDSHIKDTFRHETFTLVKSHRGKLSLIQKYANNSEQEKQLIEILQRFPEDAYYTAMYRVNDNNVIMRLRAWGPNVEILLPGDLRSRMAKDIQETWKFYQN, encoded by the coding sequence ATGTCTAACCTTGAACAGTTTCCCTTGTTTCCTAACTTTCGACTTTTACAAAATTTAGTCGATGGTTCGCTTAACCAAAGCCAAAATTTGATTACAGCTATGCGGCGATGGAGATTGATCAATTGGTTCTATGGAGATGGAGAACAAAAACCTCACATAGAATCAGAGTCAAAAGACGGATTAACATTTAATGAGTGGTGTCAAGAATTCTTGAAATTGCAGCCCCCTCATCAATCAAATCATCCTCGAGGTAAGTCACTAGAAAAGACTGAAGATATCTTAAAACCTCATAATTCCCAATGTCCTTGTTATAAAACCACAAAAGATTGGCTAGATTTTTACGGAATTTCTGTTGCTCAATGGCAACAAGATGTGCAAAAGCATAGTGCAATATCTAAACAAGTTTTTCAGCAGATATTAAAAGAACGTATATTTGCTAAAACTCGTAAAACTCTACAAAATGATATTAATTTCCTTAAAGATAGGGAGTGGATTCAATTTGAATACTCTTTATCTAAAAGACAAAATGAAATTTATCAAGTTGAGCAGTTACCTAGTTGGATGGCAGAAGAATCTCCTCAATCAACACAAGAAGAACCTAATTTTCTTGGTGGCTTAAATCCTACTGAATTAGCTGACTTAGCTCAGGCTTTAGATATGCTAACTTTTCTCGACCCTAAATTAGCTCCAATTGCAGACCGAATTTCTCAGGAAGTTTCTGGAACCCGCCGAGTTTTTTTACATGTTGATTATATTGTTCCTGAAGATATTCAATTTGAAGTTGATGACCTTCAAGATAAATTACAAGAAAATTGGCGTTCAGATGAAATTAAGCCAATCTTATTTAATTATCACAGCGCTCGGTTAGGTAAAAGGGAGTGCCTTGTCTATCCTGTCTGTATTTACTATGTTCAACGTGCTAAATATCTTTGTGCTTATGGCATTAATCCTGATGGAAATATGAACTGGTATAACTATCGTCTTGAGCGTATTAAATCAGAAAAAATTTTAGAGTGGTCAGATGCTCGTATTCCTGAGTTTTTATTGGAAAAATATCGCGTCAACAATCTTCCTCTACCCCAAGATGTTCAAGATGATATGAAAAAAGTTTGGGGTTTTGATTTTTATCAGCCCTCTCGTTTGATGTTGCTTCGCTTCAACCGCAATTTTCACGATTCGCACATTAAAGATACCTTTCGCCATGAAACATTCACTCTTGTAAAATCCCATCGGGGAAAGCTTTCGTTAATCCAAAAATATGCTAATAATTCAGAACAAGAAAAGCAACTCATAGAAATTTTGCAGCGTTTTCCAGAGGATGCTTACTATACAGCTATGTATCGCGTGAATGATAACAATGTGATTATGCGTTTGAGAGCTTGGGGTCCAAATGTAGAGATATTGTTACCTGGAGATTTACGCTCGCGCATGGCGAAAGACATTCAAGAAACTTGGAAATTTTACCAAAATTAA
- a CDS encoding HD domain-containing protein, with amino-acid sequence MSSNALKKPKLTYRFELALVYATRLHANQFRKGSDIPYISHLLSVAALVLEDGGSEDEAIAALLHDAIEDQGGAKTREEIRQQFGEKVVSIVDGCTESEVIPKPPWKERKQEYIERMRHVCPEVQRVSQADKLHNARSILTDWYLQGETVWNKFKGGKEGTLWYYRSLLAVYTEAGSSFLSEELGRVIAQLEQVASI; translated from the coding sequence ATGAGTTCAAACGCCTTAAAAAAACCCAAATTAACCTACCGCTTTGAGTTAGCCTTAGTCTATGCAACTCGACTCCATGCTAACCAATTCAGAAAAGGTAGTGATATTCCCTACATTAGTCACCTGTTGAGTGTGGCAGCACTAGTATTAGAAGATGGTGGTAGTGAAGATGAAGCGATCGCAGCTCTACTCCATGATGCAATAGAAGACCAAGGTGGGGCAAAAACTCGTGAAGAAATTCGTCAACAGTTTGGGGAAAAAGTAGTCAGTATTGTTGATGGGTGTACTGAATCAGAAGTTATTCCCAAACCTCCTTGGAAAGAACGTAAACAAGAATATATAGAACGAATGCGTCATGTTTGTCCTGAAGTGCAACGAGTTTCCCAAGCTGATAAATTACACAATGCCCGTTCAATTTTAACGGATTGGTATCTCCAAGGAGAAACTGTTTGGAATAAATTTAAAGGAGGTAAAGAAGGAACACTCTGGTACTATCGCAGTTTGTTAGCAGTGTATACTGAAGCGGGGTCAAGTTTTCTGAGTGAGGAATTAGGGAGAGTTATTGCACAATTGGAGCAAGTTGCTTCGATATGA